In Colwellia sp. M166, a genomic segment contains:
- a CDS encoding DUF2797 domain-containing protein: MLQIETGALRKMRADLSLDGTVNYRMVVGEQEVELNSLIGKHLTLQYSGHIDCQHCGRKTKKSYSQGYCYPCMQKLAQCDMCIMKPETCHFEQGTCREPQWGESNCMIPHYVYLANTSGLKVGITRHTQIPTRWIDQGATQALAIFKVSTRLQSGLVEIALAEYIADKTNWRAMLKGSAEALDLKAIAEELKPKIAEKLASVSLKYGVDAVTELNEDVIDLHFPVQQYLTKISSFNFDKTPEVSGTLVGIKGQYLIFDAGVINLRKFTSYHVSLQVN, from the coding sequence ATGTTGCAAATAGAAACAGGTGCTCTGCGAAAAATGCGTGCAGATTTATCCTTAGATGGTACGGTAAACTACCGTATGGTGGTTGGTGAGCAAGAAGTTGAGTTGAATTCACTGATCGGTAAGCACCTAACACTGCAATATAGCGGTCATATTGATTGCCAGCATTGTGGTAGAAAAACTAAAAAAAGCTATTCTCAAGGATATTGTTACCCTTGTATGCAAAAATTAGCGCAATGTGATATGTGCATTATGAAGCCAGAAACTTGCCATTTTGAGCAAGGAACTTGTCGAGAGCCGCAGTGGGGGGAAAGTAATTGCATGATCCCGCATTATGTTTATTTAGCCAATACTTCAGGCTTAAAAGTGGGTATTACACGCCACACCCAAATACCCACGCGCTGGATCGATCAAGGGGCAACACAGGCTTTAGCTATATTTAAAGTAAGCACTCGCTTACAATCCGGCCTTGTTGAAATAGCATTGGCTGAATATATAGCCGATAAAACTAATTGGCGAGCTATGCTTAAGGGCAGTGCTGAGGCGCTAGACTTAAAAGCTATTGCCGAGGAGCTAAAACCTAAAATCGCTGAAAAATTGGCAAGTGTTAGTTTAAAATATGGCGTTGATGCTGTCACTGAACTGAATGAAGATGTGATAGATTTACACTTCCCTGTTCAGCAATATTTAACAAAAATATCATCATTTAATTTTGATAAAACACCGGAAGTTTCAGGGACATTAGTTGGCATAAAAGGGCAGTATTTGATTTTTGATGCGGGTGTGATCAATTTGCGTAAGTTTACTTCTTATCATGTAAGTTTGCAGGTAAATTGA
- a CDS encoding HDOD domain-containing protein codes for MNVNDYAERASEMFVLSDSFIRIKELIDDESSTIDDIADVILLDPALAGTILKLANSSFFNYSGKIDTISKAVLVLGITEVYNLVITFFTNKAFKGIDAKQDYLDDFWCKSVDCALIVKYLGARLNIANSERLFILGLLHNLGELVVHQVSPEQMLVANSFSSTELPWEKQVASLGFTYGACSAELLKQWQLPFSIIEPIRNQDDNDFTYSSDESKLLYLAKRIMLSQYDCSSHAIELLLTEDTLQQLPIDQNMLKGANNFCDLERLSILSILNPGAAMIY; via the coding sequence ATGAATGTTAATGATTATGCAGAACGAGCCAGTGAGATGTTTGTCCTCTCGGATTCTTTTATTCGTATTAAGGAGTTGATTGATGATGAAAGCTCTACAATTGATGATATTGCCGATGTGATATTATTGGATCCGGCATTGGCGGGAACCATTTTAAAATTAGCGAATAGTTCCTTTTTTAATTATTCTGGTAAAATTGATACCATTTCTAAAGCTGTACTAGTGTTAGGCATTACTGAAGTTTACAATTTAGTGATTACTTTTTTTACTAACAAAGCTTTTAAAGGAATAGACGCTAAACAGGACTATCTAGATGATTTCTGGTGTAAAAGTGTTGATTGTGCGCTAATTGTAAAATACCTTGGCGCGAGGCTTAATATAGCAAATTCCGAACGTTTATTTATTTTAGGCTTACTACACAATTTGGGAGAACTTGTTGTTCATCAGGTGTCTCCAGAGCAAATGCTTGTAGCGAACAGTTTTTCTTCAACAGAATTACCTTGGGAAAAACAAGTAGCAAGCCTTGGTTTTACCTATGGTGCATGTAGTGCTGAGCTGCTAAAACAATGGCAATTGCCATTTAGCATTATCGAGCCTATTCGTAATCAAGATGATAATGATTTCACCTATAGCAGTGACGAAAGCAAGTTATTGTATCTCGCGAAACGAATCATGTTGAGTCAATACGATTGTAGCTCACATGCTATTGAGTTGTTATTAACTGAAGATACACTGCAACAATTACCTATTGATCAGAATATGCTTAAAGGCGCGAATAATTTTTGTGATCTTGAACGTTTGAGCATTTTGTCTATTTTAAATCCTGGCGCCGCCATGATTTATTAA
- a CDS encoding P-II family nitrogen regulator encodes MKLVNAIIKPFKLDNVREAISEIGVEGLTVSEVKGFGRQKGHTELYRGAEYQVDFLPKVKLEIAVNDDVVQRLVEAIAESAHTGKIGDGKIFVYDLEQAVRIRTGEQDAEAL; translated from the coding sequence ATGAAACTAGTCAATGCGATAATAAAGCCATTCAAACTTGATAATGTCAGAGAAGCGATCTCTGAAATCGGTGTTGAAGGATTAACGGTGAGCGAAGTTAAAGGTTTTGGCCGTCAAAAAGGGCATACAGAACTCTATCGTGGTGCGGAATATCAAGTGGACTTTTTACCAAAAGTAAAACTTGAAATTGCAGTAAATGATGATGTGGTGCAGCGCTTAGTGGAAGCTATTGCAGAGTCAGCACACACAGGAAAAATTGGTGATGGCAAAATATTTGTTTATGACCTTGAACAAGCGGTGCGAATTCGTACTGGTGAACAAGACGCAGAAGCGCTATAG